The nucleotide window GACCAGTCCCAGGACATTTTAGTGGGGTTCACTCTAGCAAAATCGGGTATATGGCACGTCTGGCAGGCCACTTTATCAGTGTGCTGATTCATCTTTTGGCCGCTTTTGTGCGGCTGGCTGGTGTGGCAGGACTCACAGGTAATTTTGTTGACCAGGTCGTCTTCCACCAGGCTTTTTCGATCGGTGGCAGCCGGCTGGGTGTAGACCCGTCCGGATATATTGTGCAGCGTTGTCGTGTGGCAGCGCGTGCAGGTAAAGTTTTGGCCGTCCACCCCCATATGGACATCCAGGGTTTTGCTGGGTTTGACCAGTGATGTGTCCAGGTCTCCGTGCTTGACCCCGTCGCCACCGCCGCCGTAAAAATGGCATGAACCGCAATTCTGCCGCGCCGGCAAACCGATGTTTTGAACGGCATCGCGCAGTTCGGCCTGAATTTCGCGGGCAATCTCCTTGGACTCATCATCGCCTTCTTCAAGAAAGCCCTTGATGTCGGTGATGGCCTCATCAAAGTTCATCTTCGTCTGGCTGTGGCAGACCAGACAGTTGACCGGGGTTTCCTTTGAAGTCCCCCAGCCCGGGTGACAGGCCAAACAGCTGGCGTCATCGTTTCGATTGGTCGAGATACAAAAATTGTTCAGGGAGTTGCCGGCCTTGCCGTATTCCCTTTTCGTATCAGAAGGATCTGCCAACCACGTCCAGTGAATCGTCTTGTGAAACTGCGTCTCAGCCTCGGAATGACACGAGATGCAGGCTTGAGTCACTTCGGCACCGGATATAAAATCCTTTTGCAGCACTTTGTGTTTGGAATGGTCGCTGGTCCGCCATAGTTTTTTGGATTTAGTGGCCTGCTGGGCCATCGAGCGTCCCGGCGCCTGCTCGTCTTTTGATCCTGCCGCTTCGCCAACAGCCGGCAGCAGCATCAACCAGCATGCAAATAAAACCAAGCACATAAAGAGCAGATTTTTCTTTTCAGTTATTTCCATTTTTTTGCTCCAACTTTCGGTGGGCACTATCAATCAGAGGATTGCTGGTATTTGGGCCGTAGCCGCCCCCGCGGGAGCGGCTGCAACCATTATGACCATATCAAGCACCCATCAGGATGCCGGCTCTTTGATTTCAAAAGAACCATCTTTTTTGAATGTCAATTCCCCTTCCAGGTAATAGACATTTTTCATTTCCGGCCTCACATCCTGAACCATGTAGTAGGATTCACCGCTGCGGGCACCGGTGCCGCACACAAACACAACCGGTTTGTCTGTCGGCAGAGTTTGAATTTTAGCTTCGAGTTGATCCACCGGTATATTGACAGCGGTTTTAAACGAACCATCTTTGTATTCATCCGCATCGCGAACATCAATCAACATGATGCTTTCAGGATTTTCCTTTACGATTTTTTCAAATGTGGCGGTATCGACACTGCCTTCTTCCTTGCCGGCTTTAAGCTGGCTCGAAGCGGCCTTCTTAGTGGAAGCCGCGACAGTGGTATCACCTTTACCGTAAGCTGCAACCCAGACCGGATAGCCTTCGGCAAAGACCTTGACCTTGGTGTAACCCAGATCAATGGCCTTTTTGGCGGACTTGTGGCTCAAGCGGCATTTCAAACCGCCACAGTAAAATACCAGCGGGGTGTTTTTATCGGCCGGCAGCTGATCTTGCATTTTGGCAAACTGGCTGTCCGGAATACTCAAGGCCGTTGGGATGTGGCCTTTGTCATATTTTTTGCGTTTGGGACGCGAATCTATCAGCACCATATTGGTTTTCTGATCGATTTGCTTCTTGACCCAACCTGCGGAAACGGCCGGATAGTTTCCAGCCACCTTCATGTACGCGGGAAAACCTTTGGCAAAAACTTTAGCGTTGGTATAACCGAGTTTTTCCGCCTTCCAGGCGGATTTGTGACTCAGCTTTCATTTTAAACCGCCGCAATAAAAAATGA belongs to Desulfobacterales bacterium and includes:
- a CDS encoding rhodanese-like domain-containing protein, whose protein sequence is MKVAGNYPAVSAGWVKKQIDQKTNMVLIDSRPKRKKYDKGHIPTALSIPDSQFAKMQDQLPADKNTPLVFYCGGLKCRLSHKSAKKAIDLGYTKVKVFAEGYPVWVAAYGKGDTTVAASTKKAASSQLKAGKEEGSVDTATFEKIVKENPESIMLIDVRDADEYKDGSFKTAVNIPVDQLEAKIQTLPTDKPVVFVCGTGARSGESYYMVQDVRPEMKNVYYLEGELTFKKDGSFEIKEPAS
- a CDS encoding tetrathionate reductase family octaheme c-type cytochrome produces the protein MEITEKKNLLFMCLVLFACWLMLLPAVGEAAGSKDEQAPGRSMAQQATKSKKLWRTSDHSKHKVLQKDFISGAEVTQACISCHSEAETQFHKTIHWTWLADPSDTKREYGKAGNSLNNFCISTNRNDDASCLACHPGWGTSKETPVNCLVCHSQTKMNFDEAITDIKGFLEEGDDESKEIAREIQAELRDAVQNIGLPARQNCGSCHFYGGGGDGVKHGDLDTSLVKPSKTLDVHMGVDGQNFTCTRCHTTTLHNISGRVYTQPAATDRKSLVEDDLVNKITCESCHTSQPHKSGQKMNQHTDKVACQTCHIPDFARVNPTKMSWDWSESGKLKDGKKFKTKDEFGKFDYLTIKGQMKWAKNVKPEYFWYNGVIKSVTAKDKIDPAGVAKVSWPVGEPQDPNARIYPFKVHVGNQPYDKINQTLLMPLLSGKKGFWNTLDWNEALTVGQASMGLPFSGEFDFVETTYVFPITHMVVPKDKSLTCTECHSKTDGRLANLKGFYMPGRDVSKILNFAGWAAVLASLFGVLVHALGRFFSRNNGKSRKED